The following are encoded in a window of Bacteroidales bacterium genomic DNA:
- a CDS encoding site-specific DNA-methyltransferase — MLSEVQHNSLLDSLQDSTSIKGLTHNYYNYPARFSPLFAKSVIETFSSPGDTVLDPFMGGGTSLVEAFVAGRRSAGNDINQLSFFLSKVKTTLIKDEDLYFIINFIKEKTDKLKIYDSVVYDDFWVDHGYHRNLNTKESWRIRKTIAQLINFSAEIKDSKLNGFYRCILLKSAQWALDNNLKIPNVEQFKEKLLSSSYEMAEGMKQLYNRVIEKEYYTPTLLYGSADNINKKIIDEFVPFKLIVTSPPYPGVHMLYHRWQIRGRKETSAPYWISSTEDGHGEAYYTLGSRSQKGHENYYNLLFRTYKSLSEIIDRNTVVAQLVAFSQPNWQLSRFLEVMEAAGYKEIILRDSSKKDDGRIWREVPHRKWYISQKASLNTAKEVLLLHTLRNI, encoded by the coding sequence ATGCTCAGTGAGGTTCAGCATAATAGCCTATTAGACAGCTTACAGGATAGCACTTCTATAAAGGGTCTTACTCATAATTACTATAATTATCCCGCCAGGTTTTCACCTTTATTTGCCAAATCTGTTATTGAAACATTCTCCTCGCCAGGAGATACAGTCTTAGATCCTTTTATGGGAGGTGGAACTTCATTAGTTGAGGCTTTTGTTGCTGGAAGAAGGTCAGCCGGAAATGATATAAATCAATTATCATTTTTTCTTTCAAAGGTAAAGACAACTTTAATAAAAGATGAAGACCTTTATTTCATTATTAATTTCATTAAAGAAAAGACTGATAAATTAAAAATATATGATTCAGTGGTCTACGACGACTTCTGGGTGGATCATGGATATCACAGAAATTTAAATACTAAAGAATCCTGGCGGATAAGAAAAACGATAGCACAATTGATAAACTTTTCAGCTGAAATTAAGGATAGTAAATTGAATGGATTTTATCGATGTATTTTGTTAAAATCAGCACAATGGGCACTTGATAATAATCTGAAGATACCAAATGTAGAGCAGTTCAAAGAAAAATTATTATCTTCTTCTTATGAGATGGCTGAAGGAATGAAACAGCTATATAATCGAGTTATTGAAAAAGAATATTATACACCAACTCTCCTATACGGGTCTGCTGACAATATCAATAAGAAAATTATCGATGAATTTGTTCCTTTTAAGTTAATAGTCACTTCACCCCCATACCCGGGAGTTCACATGTTATATCATAGGTGGCAAATAAGGGGAAGAAAAGAAACTTCAGCACCTTATTGGATTTCAAGTACGGAAGATGGACATGGGGAAGCATATTATACTTTAGGAAGTAGGTCACAAAAAGGACATGAAAATTATTACAATTTATTATTTAGAACATATAAATCTTTAAGTGAGATTATTGATCGGAATACTGTTGTTGCTCAATTGGTAGCTTTTTCACAACCTAATTGGCAACTATCAAGGTTTTTAGAAGTGATGGAAGCGGCGGGATATAAAGAGATTATATTAAGAGATTCATCCAAGAAGGATGATGGAAGGATATGGAGAGAAGTCCCACATAGAAAGTGGTATATTTCTCAAAAAGCCTCATTAAATACAGCAAAAGAAGTCCTATTACTGCATACTTTAAGAAACATCTGA
- a CDS encoding PIN domain-containing protein: MESNIIFLDTSVFVKKGYLLGNSLSRIAQFSKHGHIELIICDIVYNELISKMERDINAASIEFQKDISHISSKCRIYKNFPRYQSIFDLKEPSQDKEEDFNDLKKRFDDFLQENLIKTIPVSDTSVKTIFDSYFKGKAPFNEANKKFEFPDAFILSTYEKYCKDHKSKGFIISYDGDITSYESENLIMINNIEEINEKLSKKYDIQQFQEQEQQDWQKLAKDWWDKAWSTVNMRQNIIQKDLENELIKLIVSDLYSKKSLITYEVLKINDINIEINLPFKGEEIGLDSEAGTIHLESTATVSIDVDIADRSKGYYNDETDKWIGEQIISKNAVETISFEVDVNVIHTPENPSEKPSYRGFENLEYCVELENFGLW; the protein is encoded by the coding sequence ATGGAATCTAACATTATTTTTCTGGATACCTCAGTCTTTGTCAAAAAGGGTTACTTATTAGGCAATTCATTATCAAGGATAGCTCAATTCAGTAAGCATGGGCATATTGAATTAATCATTTGTGATATTGTTTATAATGAACTCATTAGTAAAATGGAAAGAGATATTAATGCTGCTTCAATAGAATTTCAAAAGGACATAAGTCATATTTCATCTAAGTGTCGCATTTATAAAAACTTCCCACGGTACCAATCAATTTTTGATTTGAAAGAACCAAGTCAAGATAAAGAAGAAGATTTTAATGATTTAAAGAAGCGATTTGATGATTTTCTTCAAGAGAACCTTATAAAGACCATTCCTGTATCAGATACATCAGTAAAAACCATCTTTGACTCCTACTTTAAGGGGAAAGCACCATTTAATGAAGCAAATAAAAAATTTGAGTTTCCGGATGCTTTTATTCTATCAACATATGAAAAGTATTGTAAAGACCATAAATCAAAAGGTTTTATAATTTCATACGATGGAGATATTACTTCTTATGAATCAGAAAATCTTATAATGATCAATAATATTGAAGAGATAAATGAGAAACTAAGCAAAAAATATGATATTCAGCAATTCCAGGAACAAGAACAACAAGATTGGCAGAAGCTTGCGAAGGATTGGTGGGATAAGGCTTGGAGTACGGTCAATATGAGGCAAAATATTATTCAAAAAGATTTGGAAAACGAGCTAATAAAATTGATTGTAAGTGATTTATACTCTAAAAAATCTCTTATTACATATGAAGTACTTAAGATAAATGATATTAATATAGAAATAAATTTACCATTCAAAGGTGAAGAAATTGGTTTGGATTCTGAAGCTGGAACTATACATCTTGAGTCAACAGCCACGGTTTCAATTGATGTTGATATAGCTGATAGAAGTAAGGGATATTATAATGATGAGACTGATAAATGGATTGGGGAACAGATTATATCAAAAAATGCAGTTGAAACAATTTCATTTGAAGTCGATGTCAATGTAATTCATACACCTGAAAATCCAAGTGAAAAACCATCTTATAGGGGATTTGAAAATTTGGAATATTGTGTTGAACTAGAAAACTTTGGATTGTGGTAG
- a CDS encoding DUF3987 domain-containing protein, producing the protein MSISKDEILEMTQGGILFYKLIISGLVLISDNRCKSTYNPFYKDGKPSLSIYLKDEKWRFWDHGDSEYHGDVFVFAGFYYKLDFKTQFPEILERMFEDLTKAIEQGTISAAEPGTIIAPAIEPVRQDSDKSFTLIERKFKKEDLEYFGQFGITIEILNEYNVVSIDGYTANKSSGEPYTFYKSRFQKLFAYKGNGFAKIYCPKPKSFLYVGSKPQDYYFGWDQIDQGDGHNFVLDYVIITGGEKDVMTLRSLGYYNVISLNSETASIDAKFAESLNYHTFNRVAVLYDLDETGQKASRELADKFGFRQVILPESLKQAGGKDVSDYVALKLDIDQLKALIQPAIDEDEGEPPGQEEEEEPPESAEVQDELNASQVQSIADYADNPDNPMPYFPEHIYEMLPDLLKESCELFDDRRQKDMYLISSIAVLSGCFPMIKGLYDDMETCCNIYSMIVAPPASGKAVMNWARKLGLKMHQYFWDEYKWMLKKRAEEIEKHEADPKYEMDLPEKVRKTLFIPADSSVAGMLQLMNDNNGYGVIFDNEADVVNRMFVTEWGHYSTILRKAYHGESLSVNRKQKDEYFEIEFPVLSVALSGTKDQLINLVQEVDNGLFSRIIFYKFQNIPKWRDPWRRKEGLQEKFLVFSNRVLQIYVLLPKNVKFELNPDQKSEFNSYFEKWTQEINDEREGSGAEILFRIGLVTFRISMLLSLLRMEDNIPESDTEITINCDLKDFYIALEIAKVLKVHSFEIYNELAGYSSKLLKFSKLIRTYYQELPMIFTRNDADNIAEKLDIKISTAEKWLEKFVAEKIIERTKFGQYSKGQPRKYK; encoded by the coding sequence ATGTCAATTTCAAAAGATGAGATTCTCGAAATGACTCAGGGCGGGATTCTCTTTTACAAATTAATCATCTCTGGTCTTGTACTTATAAGCGATAATCGCTGTAAAAGTACCTACAATCCTTTTTATAAGGACGGAAAACCAAGCTTAAGCATCTACTTAAAAGATGAAAAATGGCGTTTTTGGGATCACGGAGATTCCGAATATCACGGTGATGTATTCGTATTTGCCGGATTTTACTACAAACTTGACTTCAAAACCCAATTCCCTGAGATTCTCGAACGCATGTTCGAGGACTTGACAAAAGCGATTGAACAGGGAACTATCAGCGCCGCTGAGCCAGGAACCATCATTGCCCCTGCAATCGAACCTGTCCGGCAAGATTCCGACAAGTCCTTCACACTCATTGAACGAAAATTTAAAAAAGAGGATTTGGAGTATTTCGGACAGTTCGGAATTACAATTGAAATCCTGAATGAGTACAATGTAGTTTCGATAGATGGCTACACTGCCAATAAATCTTCAGGAGAACCCTATACCTTTTATAAAAGCCGCTTTCAAAAGCTGTTTGCCTACAAAGGCAACGGTTTCGCGAAGATTTATTGTCCGAAGCCAAAGTCATTTCTCTATGTCGGCAGCAAGCCTCAGGATTATTACTTTGGTTGGGATCAAATCGATCAGGGCGATGGGCATAATTTTGTACTGGATTATGTTATCATCACCGGCGGTGAAAAGGATGTCATGACACTCCGGAGCCTGGGGTACTATAATGTGATCTCACTCAACTCAGAAACAGCTTCCATCGATGCCAAATTTGCTGAAAGTCTGAATTATCACACTTTTAACAGGGTAGCAGTCCTTTACGACCTTGATGAGACAGGACAGAAGGCCTCTCGTGAACTGGCAGACAAGTTCGGTTTCCGTCAGGTAATTTTACCGGAAAGTCTGAAGCAAGCGGGAGGTAAGGATGTTTCTGATTACGTTGCGCTGAAACTAGATATTGATCAGCTAAAAGCTCTTATTCAACCGGCCATCGATGAGGATGAAGGTGAGCCGCCCGGGCAGGAAGAGGAGGAAGAACCTCCTGAAAGCGCCGAAGTCCAGGATGAACTAAATGCGAGCCAGGTTCAGTCAATAGCTGATTATGCAGATAATCCTGACAATCCAATGCCTTACTTCCCTGAACATATTTACGAAATGCTGCCCGATCTGTTGAAAGAAAGTTGCGAGCTTTTTGATGACCGTCGGCAAAAAGATATGTACCTTATTAGTTCTATAGCGGTTCTCAGCGGATGTTTCCCCATGATAAAGGGTTTATATGATGATATGGAAACATGTTGTAATATTTACTCCATGATCGTTGCACCTCCAGCGTCCGGGAAAGCTGTTATGAACTGGGCCCGGAAGCTGGGATTAAAAATGCATCAGTATTTTTGGGATGAATATAAGTGGATGCTAAAAAAGAGAGCTGAAGAAATAGAAAAGCATGAGGCTGACCCAAAATACGAGATGGATTTACCTGAAAAAGTACGTAAAACCCTTTTCATTCCAGCAGATAGTAGTGTGGCTGGCATGCTTCAGTTGATGAATGACAACAATGGTTACGGTGTCATCTTCGATAACGAGGCTGATGTGGTCAACCGGATGTTTGTAACTGAATGGGGTCATTACAGTACGATTTTAAGAAAAGCCTATCATGGTGAATCTTTAAGTGTAAACAGAAAGCAAAAAGATGAATATTTTGAAATTGAATTCCCGGTTCTTTCTGTTGCACTGAGTGGTACTAAAGATCAGCTGATTAATTTGGTGCAGGAGGTTGATAACGGATTATTCAGTCGGATAATTTTCTACAAATTTCAGAATATACCCAAATGGCGGGATCCATGGAGGCGTAAAGAAGGCTTACAGGAAAAATTTCTGGTATTCAGCAACAGAGTGTTGCAGATTTATGTCTTGTTGCCAAAAAATGTCAAATTTGAGTTAAATCCAGATCAAAAGTCGGAGTTTAATTCATATTTTGAAAAGTGGACGCAGGAAATAAATGATGAAAGAGAGGGCTCCGGAGCTGAAATCCTTTTTCGGATCGGATTAGTGACATTCAGGATATCAATGCTTTTATCCTTGTTACGGATGGAAGATAATATTCCGGAATCTGATACTGAAATAACGATCAATTGTGATCTGAAGGATTTTTATATCGCCCTTGAAATAGCCAAAGTCCTTAAGGTGCATTCATTTGAAATTTACAACGAATTGGCCGGCTATTCAAGCAAATTACTGAAATTCAGTAAGTTGATCCGCACGTACTATCAAGAACTGCCTATGATTTTTACTCGAAACGATGCAGACAATATAGCTGAGAAGTTGGATATCAAGATTTCAACTGCTGAAAAATGGCTGGAGAAATTCGTAGCCGAGAAAATCATCGAAAGAACCAAATTCGGTCAGTATTCAAAAGGCCAACCTCGTAAGTACAAGTAA
- a CDS encoding pentapeptide repeat-containing protein: MKYCILFIFLVITYHFSHGQEPDSIVRFGDKWKANDTIRYTKNVDDFWSGVEIDFPIITSHPNNEYFKRKGISEDMLEGWTFNGGFGSKKELLTTKLKLGFGEIENYKMQFPYNAELSINRFIFHKIVNFTKSTFQLDAYFHFSKFYKEVYFYSTKFKQSSGFNSCDFLSAVHFENDTFSNQVEFRGTSFGGDVYFTNSTFFNKCNFTPYFVSFHRWIKSPFSKTWIYHNQTFMVSSPNTRFLKEVHFWMNSFFDDVDFSNVIFSNGAYFSGTKFYKNVKFDHVIFSKKVSFFRTIFFAPLYFGSSSFHSSVDFSYAQLPDTIFFSDVNLDSIRNNIDFNNALVDSLRMRSNNPLLKCKIFLNNTDISKVIIDPSKFELAFENNLPYDVRLSIYEQVIKKCKDEGLEESAENFDIEFQKFQIHHEHNKFSSIIIWIYEYWWNFGYNRSKIFRNTLFAFLLFFILFFSFMKYFCKVYLPRDIGVKSDEIPILTISSFTSFLLRFKIAIFYTAIVFFSWRIVHEDVKYRKYPWGALIIYIVFIIGIIHLAYLAGFVIAK; the protein is encoded by the coding sequence ATGAAATATTGCATTCTTTTTATATTTTTAGTAATTACCTATCATTTCAGTCACGGCCAAGAGCCTGATTCAATTGTAAGATTTGGAGATAAATGGAAAGCTAATGATACTATACGTTATACTAAAAATGTTGATGATTTTTGGAGTGGAGTAGAAATTGACTTTCCCATAATTACATCACATCCTAATAATGAGTATTTCAAAAGAAAGGGGATTTCAGAGGACATGCTTGAAGGTTGGACCTTTAACGGAGGTTTTGGTAGTAAAAAGGAATTATTAACAACAAAATTAAAATTAGGATTTGGCGAAATTGAAAATTATAAAATGCAATTCCCATATAATGCGGAACTATCTATTAACAGATTTATCTTCCATAAGATTGTAAATTTCACAAAGAGTACTTTTCAATTGGATGCCTATTTTCACTTCTCTAAGTTTTATAAAGAAGTGTATTTCTATTCTACAAAGTTTAAACAGTCATCTGGATTTAATAGCTGCGATTTTTTAAGCGCTGTGCATTTTGAAAATGATACTTTTAGTAACCAAGTGGAATTCAGGGGAACTTCATTTGGAGGTGATGTTTATTTTACTAATTCAACATTTTTTAATAAATGTAATTTTACTCCATATTTTGTTTCTTTTCACAGATGGATAAAGTCCCCATTTTCGAAAACATGGATTTATCATAATCAAACTTTCATGGTTTCATCACCCAATACAAGATTCCTTAAAGAAGTTCACTTCTGGATGAATTCATTTTTTGATGATGTTGATTTTTCAAATGTAATTTTTTCCAATGGTGCCTATTTTTCTGGCACCAAGTTTTATAAAAATGTTAAATTTGACCATGTGATCTTTTCAAAAAAAGTATCATTTTTTCGTACAATTTTTTTTGCACCTTTATATTTTGGATCTTCTTCATTCCATTCATCCGTTGATTTTTCGTATGCTCAATTACCTGATACAATCTTTTTTTCTGATGTGAATTTGGATTCAATAAGAAATAATATTGATTTTAATAATGCTCTAGTTGACAGTTTGAGGATGCGTTCCAACAATCCTTTATTAAAATGCAAAATATTCCTTAATAACACAGATATTAGTAAGGTAATTATTGATCCATCAAAATTTGAGTTAGCCTTTGAAAATAACTTGCCATATGATGTTAGATTAAGTATTTATGAACAAGTTATAAAAAAATGTAAAGATGAAGGTTTGGAGGAAAGTGCCGAAAATTTCGATATTGAATTTCAGAAATTCCAAATTCATCATGAGCACAATAAATTTTCCTCGATTATAATTTGGATTTACGAATATTGGTGGAATTTTGGATATAATCGATCTAAAATATTTAGAAATACATTATTTGCATTCTTACTTTTCTTCATCCTTTTCTTTAGTTTTATGAAATATTTTTGCAAGGTATATCTTCCACGCGATATTGGAGTCAAAAGTGATGAAATTCCGATATTGACTATCAGTTCTTTTACTTCATTTTTATTGAGATTTAAAATTGCAATCTTTTACACTGCAATAGTTTTCTTTAGTTGGAGGATTGTTCATGAGGACGTAAAATACCGAAAATATCCTTGGGGGGCCTTAATAATATATATAGTTTTTATTATTGGAATCATACATTTAGCTTATTTGGCTGGTTTTGTGATAGCCAAATAA